A genome region from Erigeron canadensis isolate Cc75 chromosome 3, C_canadensis_v1, whole genome shotgun sequence includes the following:
- the LOC122592065 gene encoding uncharacterized protein LOC122592065 — protein MKRSWEFYNLSWYEATNPKQLYFSYFRSCYQFFLSIMSSTPIHPTVTVSNIKTFIPITLDVESGHYTTWSELFKIHCKAFQAFDHIQSPVTSTSTSTSTSDKNKDKDKDKTLPTESWERLDSIVLQWIYGTISIDLLHTILKTDTTAFDAWTALANLFQDNKATRAIDLNNKFATTRLDQFITMSAYCQAMKVIFDQLSNVGSPVTEEQLVLQILTGLNEQYENAADSIQQTKPLPNFYETRSRLCMTETRKNNQARQAATTAGTALLTATDRTDTQSQRQESHTEQADRGRGRGRGCGRGRGRGASSRGRGS, from the coding sequence ATGAAACGATCAtgggagttttataatctgtcATGGTATGAGGCCACAAACCCTAAACAGCTCTATTTTTCTTACTTCCGATCCTGTTATCAGTTTTTCCTCTCCATCATGTCTTCTACACCTATTCACCCCACAGTCACCGTCTCTAATATCAAAACTTTCATCCCCATAACCCTAGATGTTGAATCTGGCCATTACACCACTTGGTCAGAACTTTTTAAAATTCATTGTAAGGCTTTTCAAGCATTTGATCACATTCAGTCTCCTGTTACTTCTACCTCTACCTCTACCTCTACCTCTgacaaaaataaagataaagacaAAGACAAAACACTACCAACTGAATCATGGGAGCGTCTTGACTCCATTGTCTTACAATGGATCTATGGCACCATCTCCATTGATCTTCTTCACACCATTTTAAAGACAGACACCACCGCCTTTGACGCGTGGACTGCTCTTGCCAATCTTTTCCAAGATAATAAGGCTACTCGTGCCATTGATCTCAACAACAAATTTGCCACTACCCGATTAGACCAATTCATCACTATGTCGGCATATTGCCAAGCTATGAAGGTCATTTTTGACCAATTATCCAATGTCGGCTCCCCCGTTACTGAAGAACAATTGGTTCTACAAATCCTCACTGGCCTAAATGAACAATATGAAAATGCTGCTGATTCTATTCAGCAAACCAAACCCCTGCCAAATTTTTATGAGACAAGATCCAGGTTATGCATGACTGAAACTCGGAAAAACAATCAAGCACGTCAAGCTGCTACCACTGCTGGCACTGCCCTTCTTACTGCTACTGATCGCACCGATACTCAATCGCAGCGCCAAGAATCTCACACAGAACAAGCAGACCGCGGTCGCGGCCGTGGCAGAGGCTGTGGTAGGGGAAGGGGACGAGGTGCCTCTTCACGAGGTCGTGGTTCCTAA